DNA sequence from the Epinephelus fuscoguttatus linkage group LG2, E.fuscoguttatus.final_Chr_v1 genome:
ctcgggatcagttttaaaacctatcaattctctcagctctctccacttggtgaatgcctgaccgaggtttacacgcgttttggctcgagccctatcactgtcccgtttagccttctcctgttcttctgttctgtttctttttcttttagatggtgctcctttattatccgccatgacatcaaaagtacaaccaagtccttatagatacatctctggtaaaactgttgtgttcagcaatgcccctTGCGTGCCTAAGGACtagctagcaagatttgaaagtggcACCTCCTCTACGCtccacccctcctccccctcccgtcagtgctccgtccaaagccaCTGCCCCGCAAACTTGAACGCGCATCCTGCAGTAGGTCAGTTAGCAGGGCAGAGGgccgagtaaaataacaaatccccccgacgcaaacaaataattacctatCCAACAGAAAGATAGCAACTTCtacatcacttttcaggcccttcagcttcttcagttgtctccaccgttcaaaagctgcaCCGATGGCAactctggtttgtcctctcgctttatccaaagcctttttcgttGCAGCCTTTTCCGCCCACGACTTTCTTTTCTTAGCCTGTTTAGCGGGGCGAGCCGTTACAAGTAACGCTGGAAGTGGTAGTTTTGGCTGCATttgctctgccattgttcagcaaactcctgctaactCGGTATCTCTGCTtagtgtgctgaatatttccggcaacgGTGACACGTGATGAGTGCACGCAGGGAGGATGGAAGGACGGAGGGGGGCGTGGGCAAGACGAGACATGAaagcatctgattggttctttccattcgcACTAAgaggcagggattggtcagagtttttacaggcctgcagctgccacagaggtctgattttttctttcctttttctgaacacagtATGTATGGACTACTCTTAGGATGGAGACATTTCGACCAATACaacaagaagtgtttctgaacaggattaccagCTATAGCTTTACAAGTACTCATCATGCATAGTGACCTAATTTCAAGTGTTGTAATCATCATACATGAATATGTATTGAGTATTAATTGATCAATTTACACGTAGGCCACATGTGAGCAGCATTTATTCACTGACTAATGAAGCACTCGAAACAGGATTAAAGAATTTATTTCACTGTACATTATATTACAATAAAACCTGTACATTTGATGTTGAATGTAACTGGCTGCTACCAAAGATTTAACTaaatggagttttttttttatgtgtactTGGTGAATGAGGTAACAGGTGCGTGCAGGGTTCCCCAGACTGTTGTCATGTCGGAGGAGCCAACAGAGTGCAAATAATCTGCATGTTATACATAACGCGTCATTAGTTTTGAATAACATACTGGATTGGAATATTAGATATGACACATTTAGGGTTGACAACAAATTGTGTGTAATTATAACGTGTGAATTACCAATTATTACTGTTGGTATATTAAAGttcattatttattgtttcatgTTTCAGTTGGTTCAAGTTTAATCGCAGTAAGGCACAGTGGAGGAAAAGGTACAGAGAGGGTCTGTGAGTTGGACTGGTCTGACTGCAGTTTGTTAGATGATGTTGCATATACTTCAGGACTCTGGACACTGGATAAGGACACGGGGTTGTTGCTGATTTGATGTCCTTCAGAAGTGTGGACAGCGCCACAAGTCTCAGGTGTCAGAGTGTACTGACCAGCTGCCCAGCTCTGAAGAGATGAAGGATCTGGTTTACAATCTGTTTGGTTATCATCTGTAAGAACATACAACAAAACCAAATCACACATTACAACAGGACTTTTACAAATGACCATTTTGGGTGAAAATATGTGTAAGAGCACCCCAACAATCAAGTCATCTAGCTCAACCCCTCAAAAACATCTCGTCATTCTAAATATCACTCAAATATCAATgttacatacacatacatacatcacTATTCAACCCACAGTTGCAGGTTATTTAGATATGCAGACACAATGACATGTTTCAACTGAGCAGTTTTAGAGCAGTACAGTACTCCGATGTTTAAAAATCTCAACACCACCATGTTCTTTAGTAATAATTGGGTGTGACATACTCAACTCTCCAACATCATGCTCTTCTTTCAAGCGAACATGTAAAGTGTGTTTCTGCCATGGCTCCAGCTCCTCTTCTTCACACTCCAGTTTAAGTTCAGACGTTTTGTAACTGTAATAGAAGACAACAGACTGACACATCTGCTTTATGTAATATACAAAGTCTTTCAGCATTTTAACATTGTAGTTCTTCCAAACaatctaagtgtgtgtgtatgtgtgagtgaacagtgctcctgcctgcttctccaaactgggggcatgccaaCCAGCACCTACTGCAGGTGACACACTGGCTATCAGTACCTTATTCAACCCACTTCAAACAGCACAAACTATCCCTTTATATGGGCTATTTATGATTCATCTTATTTCAGTAACTCTAATATCACTGCATCTTTTCATGTTACCTTTAGCACAGTGTTTAGCACAGTGTTGCATTTCAAGAGGGCTCAACTGACATTACCCCTGCCTAGGGATGGGTACTGAACGAGCCCCGCGGCTACATTCTTCAAGACTgcagtattgataagctctgaccTTTACGGTTCTGCTATCGGTACTGGAGCAGTCgcggtttttttttgtttgtttttttttacaagataaACGTTATCTTGCACATTTATCTCACCAACTCCGTCAATTATCCGTCATTGTATCATAATTTTCGCTGTTCTCCCTGAAGACAGAGATCTGTGTCGCTCACCCtggctgcctgctgtgtgtacgaggagagcaggggggcggggctgttgttccagtgacacacacacacacacacacacacacacacacacgacagcGCATACACCAACTCAAGCTCGTAGCCTACCTTTAGATAGATAACGATGGTGGAGAGAGCCAAACGGTCAAAAGTGTGGCTTTACATTACAAGAGTTGTCACAAGTGCCACAAATGTTTTGCGTGTAAGGGCGGCAACACTAGTAATTTGTCAAAACACCTTGCGAATGTGCATCATATTCAGACAGAAAGATGTACAGGGTTTGAGTGCCCTAGCACAGCTAGTTCATTTATGTCCAGTCCAGGTTTGTAACATTATGCTAGCAGCCAACACGTGGAGTTAATAACCATTAGCTATTTTGCGACCCTATTTACTAAATAGGGTTTCCGGTGCAAGATAACGGCtaaccggcgacggagaagcctgcctccaggtccaatattttcctctttgttggtgtcatgactgtccagaagtacctgaacagccgagccatggcggcacacaggtatgtgacgtgtcagagtgGAAACGAGGagttcacatttctctttgtggcaggtaacggtccacaaacctcagcgcactttagggactgttctttacttgtcaggggaggagggtggctggttgatttttattttatttatttattttattttgatcctccccatgttcatcactcattgatgctgtttttgaagtatgaataagtcaatcagtaatttattccattgaaatatcattgatgtattatagaaaagtgatttatctttttataaatgacaaaaggcacatctgcctcatttttgctgtggtattgtaatactactcagaaccatgatactttcactggtatcgtaccgtgggtcccaatgacaacactattattttatgtatttacatttcaagttgtaaaaagtaaaatgttttgttcaaaaactattttgttgcatcatgagaattgagaaaataaagcaatttatgatcttaatttgtttttttcttcctcaaaaaGTATCGATAAGAGTACCGTTAAAATACCAGATCGATAAGCAGTATAGAtaagagtagtagtagtacCGTTAAAATCTTAACGATACCCATCCCTACCCCTGCCTGAACTTGTCAAAGGCGTGGTCTTACTGGACAGGCTGCTTTGGAAAGTAACCCTAAAATTAATCTGTGTTGAGTGTATTGCTGTTAATCCAGTTTTAACTTCCACAAAAGGATTTCagaaaaataagtgatataCAGATGTCATCTAACAAAACATGTACCTCTGAGGAATTACTGGTACGTAGATGTCTTCATCACAGCTGTTGTCAGCTCCTGGAGCACTCAGCTCAGTTCTGTCGACAACGTTTTCCGAATCACTGTCAAAGTCAGATCtgtttgaaaaaaattaaaataaatactagAATCAAATgagccacaaaagaaaaaattaagaTACAACATATTTCCTgtataataaagaataaagaataaaattaCAGTCTGTTCTTCACACTGTTGCATTCATCGTCGTCAATGGTGACCTCCATCTCCtcaaaactgaaaatgacaaattaCAGAGAGGACACCGAGTAAGATAAGAGGGTGAAAATGTATGTTAGGAAAGTTGATATAGGACTGACAGACATAAACTTACTGAAATGTAAATGATCAAAAAGATCAATACTAACCTGTCCTGAAGCCCGTCCACCTCTGACGCCAAATGTCTGGTTTCACTCTGATGTTCAACATCCTCTTGCTGGTGCCGTTTACCGCTGCAGACACATGTTGAAAGTCATTAACAATTCAAAAGTTGTTCCAGACTGTGGACATTAGTTGTCTTATACCGGGTTCACATTGGACGTGGCAGTGAGCACCCAGGCCGTCTCACTGTCTGCAGCAAGAGTTTCAGCATCTGGTCTAGGTTTTCCCGCCAGTGAACCTGgcaagaaaacatacttaaggggcgtcggtagtgtagtggatagtgccggcgccccatgtacagaggcgatgcctcgctgcagcggtcgcaggtttgactccggcttgcaaccatttgctgcatgtcaccccccccgCTCTCTccctcaccccatttcactctgtcctataccttaaaggcaaaagcccaaaaaataatctttaaaaaaaagaaagaaaaaaaaaaaaagtattgtcaACAATATAAAGTGTGTATTAAATATGACATTAATGATCTGACTATGTTACATGATCAATATACATCCCATGCTTACatgtttgtcagttgtgtctaaacagagagcaagagagacgAGCAGAGACAGAGCTCTACATGTGATTAGAACAAAGCAGAGAGCAGAATGGCTAGCTGACCAGTGCAGAGAAATGCGCCTCTGGTGTGAACAGCCAAGTGACTGCTGATGGGCAGCTGTGTCACAATTATATATCCAGTGTGAACCCAGTGTTACACCCGTGAGATTAACACAACGTTAAAACCTGTAAAATATATTGTGTGATCTGATGCAGAAGCCAGAGTAAGTCAGTGCATGCAAATCAATACCATACCATAGGAGGGTGTTCTGTTCCTATAAGTGATGTGTAAAAAACAAGGCAAGGTTGTGACTGCTTACCTTTCAGAGGCTGATAGATGTACAAGTTTTGACGGTGCAGTTGGCACTTGCGTTGATGTTCCGGTAGAATTCATCAGTGTCGAGGATCTCATCTCATAACTGCAAAAAGAAATCTTGCCATTAgaaaaatgtcatgtaaacatgttaagcATGCAAATTTACCCCTGGCTTAACACCTGAGATACAGGTCATCCTCATGTTTACCTGGAAGACTTTGTCTACAAGAAgatcttggttttttttggacAGCTATCTCTATTTGATTAAATCAACCCTTAAACACTGAGCAACATCATAAGTGTTTGTGTCTTCaaatttaaaaatagaaaagatCTGTGGTTATTTGAAAACCTAGCTGTTCTTCATCTAGAGTATAAAGCTATATTATCATACGTTAGCCAATTACAAGCTCATATACACCTCATGACCACACAATGGGGAAACGTGGCTCTCAATTAACATGGAGTCTCTAAAAATTTTATATGCCACATATTCACTGCATGGTATGGCTTGATTCACCTTGACAAGAAGGATCTTTTTCTGGTTTTCTATTTGCAAAAGTTGCAGACAGGATCTGCTTATTTTTTGGTACTACCTTGGTTTGCTTTTAAGCGAGCTGAGCTAATAAAAGAGGGTggagttaaaacactgcaggcTACTGATTGGTCTGAGAGTCGTTACTGGAACAGCACAGGACAtcctgcacaaacctgctatttttaaataaccAAGCTTTCATCAATAACAACCAAATTTTTTAATCACCCaaccaagattttttttcccccaaaatggCCGCCTGCAAAAACACGCAGGCATTCGCTTGCAGACATTCGCTTGTTTGGTGGCTGACGAGAGGATCCAGTGGCATGACATGCTTTGTTACTGTCACGTTGAAAATGATATCATGGCTATCCGCAGTGGAAAACATATTTGAGGAAAGAACCTTGTACCAAAATCAAACCGAGTTAAGCAGTACCATGCAGCAGAAATTCTTCAGAGTTTTGGTCAGAAttcaacaatttaaaaaaagctttggACTTTTTAAATATCTTAAATTTCCTGATGTACCCTGAAGTGTGCTGCTCATATTCAATCAATCGACTAATCAATTAGTAAGGTTTTCTTAGATAAAACCTTACCAATTTAAGTAAGTTTAAACAATTTAAATAAGTTTGTAATAAGTTGTCTACCATAAGTCTTTCTTATGATAAATGAGTTATTTGTGGTCAATAGTTGTAAAAAATACTCACATCCCcagtatcacaatattattCAATGATATGACAACAAATAAAAGTCACGGAGTTTCAAGAAAATCACGGCACACTGTTTTGTTGTGTAGATAAGAAACCTAATATGcctttattgatatttttttcactttattttgtgCTAACAGATGAGAATACATGATTgggcatttgaaaaaaaaacaagacacagcCATGCAATAACAAGCATTACAGATATTAACTGTCTGCATTTAACATttctaacaaacacacaaagatgtACAAGATCAATTTTATCATGGGAGGGGGAGTACAATAAAGTTACTCTCTGATGGGTGCTTGTCCACCGCAGCTCTGACAtcatcctttttcttttctgctttcttttttttttggttaatttATGTGTGAATGCTCCCATGGGAAGTtactactcctgaaaaactgtGACCTCATACTCCATTACTTGGTGTGAGTAAGACGTTAATCCAGTAAAAcaaattattcattttttgtaGTCTGTCTCTCTATAACTGATATCCCACTGGTTTACATTTCAAGCTTAGctaatctacatttttctttacaaatgAATTGCTAGTTATTAGTGCGGCACTGCCCACTTTCTTGAAGATCCACACAGCCAATTTAAGGTGCACTTTCCCTTTCAAAATTCTAGTCCCCCAACCAACATCAGATTACCTGCTGGATGTCAATCGAGTCATTTTATTGGTTTTCCATAGTTTCCCTCTGATCCACAgattttatacaacagtttgACATGCTGATAAGAACTTTCCATTAGAGGTTAATAGATTTCATTGAGTATATTTAGTTCCTCTTTGTAATATAGCCTGTACATGCTGCCTCACCTTGACCTTGATGACAGAGCTcccttctctcttctcctcaaCTTGGCCTTTATTTTCTTCAGAGGAtcttcaaagtaaaaacaagaaaacattcAGTGACAAGTACTGAGATTTTTGGCTTATTAATGTCATGGTCTTTTTCATACTGTTACTAACCAAATTTCTCAATAATTTTAGGTAATAACTAGAGTGAAAGAATAAATATGTGCAACTATACAGTAATCTAAAGGGCCACACATGACACAGCAAAGATATCAGCTAACCGTCAGTATGCATACACGCTGAGGGGAGGTAACCACTCTGTACGCTACTCCATGGGAAAACAAAACTCAACAGGCCTCCCATCAAATAGCcattaggaaaaaaaattaaaaattgcaAAGAGGACCATAAGGTATTGTGTTCTGTGGTCATTTGCTTGtggaggaaaagaagaaaagggtGACATGAAAAATGAGGAGAAAccacacatgaatggcaaaatcACAGATTCACTAAGTTTAACAGTATatgcatatttctgtctttgtgcttaCACAAACTTTTAGTCGTGAATCTGCAGAGTTTTATGTATCTATCTCCTAAAACAAGAATCAGACAGAGTTGAAGTCTGACACTTTAGTTCTTGATACTGAAACCAAGACAATCACAGCGATTATCACCTGAGATGTGAGGAAGAGTGCCTTCAGGCTGTTGGTGTATGTCCTTCACAAAGATCCCTTCCTGCTCAGTCCTGTTCATCTCCTTCATTTCTGGGTTGAGGTATGCCTTTTGGATTTCAAAAAAGGTTTTATGTCCCATAAAATTCAGGTGTAGGTGTTTGGCCcattttttaaagtgtgtaaaagTGGCTccagaaaaaagaacagaaagagTTGTTAGGAGATGGATTTCGGGAAACGCCTCCCTAAGGTGAGGTGATGACATCCATATGCCCCTGTGTCCGCTGAGGCAGCTCCACCTCACCTTCTTCTGTGCCCCGCAGTGAGACACCTTCTTTTTGGTTATGGGCTGTCCACACGTCTGACACTTCTTAAACAGCTCCATCAAACAGCTGTCGTTTACAATAGTCTTTGATTGACTCAAGTCTTTTTCTGTGCTTCTGCCTGATTGTGATGGCGCTGTCGAGCTTAACTCGGCCTCTTTGTGGAAGCTCTCATTCAGACGACCTGCAGATGCCATACTGCACGAGCTTTCACTGAGTTCAGCTGGGGAAGGGGGCTGGGATGAGGTGCTTGGTGCTCCTGAGGCAATCTGGGATAAAAGACAGATTCAAATTCAAAATTAGCTACAAGTAACTGTGTGTGCAACATTTCTAAAGAGGGTTAACAATATGTGCATACATTACTTTTGACAACATGTAATACCCATCTACATATATACTATGCAGGGTTTTTCTAAAATACAATGTAagccactagaagtgtgtggtggtgtatttttatgGATGGCTTTGCCCTCTTCATGCATTTTCATATTGTCTGTGCTCAGGAcatttatgggcgtgtacctCCACAGCGCTCatgtgaggtcagggctttgtAAAGAGATAGCAACCAGCTGCCAGACTGTAAACAGtgggcatccaagagacacagcccCGAAAAACGCAAATATAGTGAGGGAAATACAAGAgtaaatctggggttggcttttactttaacttctgcttttgcttttaCAATCAGTAACTAATAATCTTGCATAGGGCTACCAATGTCATATGTTGTACTTACAAGAATTGGCAGGGAGGGAGAAGGTGATGCAGTATCCACAACAGTACTTTGGACACCCAAGGAAGAAGTTTGTGAAGATGTTATTGGACCCTTgaataaaaaccaaaaaaatcaaacatgtgcGTCATTCTGAAAAAAAGGGTAGCTGTGTAATACACACACCTCTCCTAACATAAGTTAACCACACGCTAACACATGAGAACAAAATGCTGAATGCTAGAAGCGTACCTTTCCTACATCATACTTACTGAAGCTGACACAGAGGCCCATCGAAACATACTGTTCACAGTGCAAACTGAAACCACTGATGTAGAGTCTTGAGCAGCTGTACTGGGAACCTTAACcttatttatgaaaaaaaaaaaaaagaaaaagttttgaCATGAGCCCACTGGTTATTCAGTCATTTTCCACCTGACAGCTTTCACCCAATTTCAAGTTTGTTCTTCTCATGTATTTCCACAAAAATTAATCCCTGGTCAAAGTGAAAAACCCAGAAGATCATTTAACTATCCTAGTTAGTCTAAAGATATTGAAGAATCGTGTAAAGGCTGTAAAAATCATCaaggccccagtgcacgctattatgatgggccctagtgcacgCTAGTGATGGGCTCTAGTGCACTctgtatgacaaaaaaataccaaagaagataagaaaatattaatttagTTTAATCCTCTTATAGTTTATTTACActttatgtagaataagcatatcattttgttaatgggtttgcctttttcaaaGGCATATACAGCAACTGGAACGTTTTTGAATTTAATGAGAGTTCCTCTTTGAACATAAGCATATTTTTAAGGTAGCAATCAGtcataagggcccattctctGCCCAACACATTGCTGGACAGCCCATTATTCTTATGAGCCCCCAACCTTACAGACCCCAGTGCAATCGCACTGCCTGCCTCGAAGGACAGATATCCATGCTAAATTTGTGGAAACTGAAACAATATTGAATTGTTTTATCATCAGATATATTGTGAAACTGTATTGATTTTACATTCTAACAAATTCacgttatttttttcttgtgtcaTGCAAAATGAGCAAGAATTTGTTATTTTCTCATGTTAGTGATTAAGATATATTTCTTTTATCATGCAGTGGTTGGAATATTTACTATCAGATGATTAAGAAAGTCTTGGAGTATTACCTTTCTAGAAACAGCAGTATGTGTTGTGAAGTGACCGTCTAATAAACTGTGGCCAACTTTCTCCACacggtttgcatttagttgttCACTTCATCTACATCTATCAACAGCATCTCTCTGCTCTCGCCATAGTTGAACAGTTACCTACAAAACCATGTCTCTTACATGTAGAACAAACTATTTACCTGTGTTGGGCTCCTGTCATCAGCTGGCAGGTATGTGCAGAGGTCCTCTTGCTGTCTTCCAGAGAATACAGTCGGAATGACGTTGGACTTGAGGATTTTTCGGGGAGTTGTTTTCATAAGTTCTGCCTGTATGTCCGGCTCGTAGTCTTCCGGTTTAAAATGTTGGCTGCAGACTCGTATATTGCCGTATTTACTCACTGGTGTGTTTTCGTCAAATTTGGGGCTCTGTATGGCCTTTAACCACTTTCTGCATCGCTCCGGGTCTCTGGTGGGCAGAGAGTGGAAGACGACTCCCCGGGACCTGGCCTTCTTGTAGCCCTTACAGCCCGGCACTGAGCACATCCCCGGCATCGTTACAGAAATGAAAAGTAACCACAGAGTAAAAGAAATAAGGGAATTATAGCTGAACGACTGACACCATTTCTGAATTTGGTACAGTGACCGCTCAAGCTATTGGTGAACGTGACGACTGGGCGTAAACTGTAAAGACGTTTGCATTCTGGGAAGCGTAGTACTCAAATGTCAAAATACTGTACAGAGATACAGCAGCCTTGGCGACAGTTACAGCTAGCTAGCTCTGCTTTGTAAATTGTATatgaaagtggaaacagacagcTTTCCAACTTTGACCCCTTTCCAAAAGGTGTTTCATGTTGGCGCAGCTGTCGCAAAGACAACCGGATCGTTTTCCGTTATCCACGGAGCCTAGCAACTGCCAACAACACATTACTGTTAATAAGAAGGCACGTCTGATTACTTACTGATCCAGCAGGAAGAAAGCCAGATGAATATCGCTTTTGAACCCTCTCAAGTTGCGGAGCTCTCTCCACCGGTTGAATGCCAGTCCGAGGTTCACTCTGGTTCTACCTCTGTTTTTATCACCCTCCCTCTTCGCCTGTTTTGCCTCCTCCGTCATCGGGGCTCTTTTTCTTCTGCGGGGTGCAGTTTTCACAGTTACTTCGGTCGTTCCACCGTCCGCCATTTTTGTACGTCTATAACAGTAACTGCTAAGAACTTTGGGGGAAGCTAATGATAGCTAGCTGGGAGCATGTTATTTTCCTGGGATGGTAGAAACCATGGTAGAAACAcaacccgccctactctgcctttcTCCCTCTGAATGGTCTATCTTGATGTTCTCAACCTAAAACCCACAACCAGAGCCCTtgaatagatagatagataatatTCTACGGCACTGCCCACAACCAGTCTCACTCCTCTTGCCCAAACCGAACCAATCAAACCAACGAAGGCAACGACAACCAGACAATCAGAGGCAGAACGGGGCGGGTCAGAAGTTGGCTCGCGGGAAAACAAAAGCCTCTTCCTGCTTTGAGTTGTGCAATGGTTGAAGCCATAGGTTGAAGCACTTGTGCGAGCTTTCATTTTCCCAGGAGATCAGTTCGTATCCGGTGACAGACAGACTTGCGTTCTGTAGCCAATATTtacaacatttacttcatagtGATAAgtcaaagtaaataaataaatgaataaattaaaataaaaactcgTCTATTTCCACTactggaaaatacaaaataaacaggCTGTCCCATTTTCCTAACACACATTCGCACAAACTTTGGTCACGTGATGACAACAGAACCCGTCTCCATGACATCTGACTCCATCCACCCATAAAGGCTGTGtccatagttactgttgccaagATATTTTGTCAAGTCCCCTTTTTCTGAGGTCAAAAATGAACCTTTATGctccaaattaaaaatataacaatgttaaatgtatgttaaagggtcagtgtgtaaaatgggttgaaaacagtgacatgaaGCGTTTagattctagattgcagcgctcactcGCTCGCCtgtgctcacccctcccgttggCAAAGTTACGGTGGCGTCCGAGGACCAAAACACTTTGTAAAAATGGCGTCGTCCACGACAGAGAGCAGCGTCTCTGCCGGTAACATATCCGAAGCAACGAGCAGTGAGGTGAAGATCTAAACCATATTACGATATGTTATAGGTTAACAGTGAGaggttaggagtgttttattcctacttgttttggtaacacgagcaaacattagcgCAGTAATGCTAAATAAAGTCAgggcacagtgcggcaaataaTCGTTAGGTTGGTAGGATAACCCTTAAcgttatatattataatatgcGTTTGCAGTGATTTTGCACAGGAGACGGGGAGAGtagggggaggagaggaggaagaccagggagaTGAAGAGGTGCAGGAAGGGGCAGGCGACGTGCCTCAGCCatggagagggaagaggagaagggGAGGATGTTATGCCTGTTATGCCTTTGACATAAGACTAAAATTTTCGCaagtgttttacagtaattGCTCTATCTGAAGATGATGTGACGTTACGAACTCTACTCCTCACTCCCTACTTGTCGAGTCTGACACGTAACGCTATTATACTACGCGCTGACAAAGAGTAGCATTTATTTTAGTAGtttacctgtccagcagaaaacaTGCCACTTCAGCGTCGGATTGAAGCCCTTTGTCCTTCATGAACCCCCTCCATCGCTGAAAAACATCACCGATGTTTATTCTCTGCCGCCGCTTGTCCCGTTTTCTTTGCCCCTCTtggcgtcttcttttcctcgcagatgacagctcgggttcattctctcctgttgcgtggtaaatgtggtccattcgcaaactttataactaaaaaaaaaacttttcactactctctatcgacgaaccactaacactctgctgtttcctcctccttcttccttccttccgctgtcttcttcgttggtttatttatacacgcgaaacgcgttctctggctggctggattgtccgctcggcctgccgtacatacattgcggcgcaagatggcgacctctcaagacaataaaaacactttacCC
Encoded proteins:
- the LOC125899783 gene encoding uncharacterized protein LOC125899783 isoform X7 gives rise to the protein MPGMCSVPGCKGYKKARSRGVVFHSLPTRDPERCRKWLKAIQSPKFDENTPVSKYGNIRVCSQHFKPEDYEPDIQAELMKTTPRKILKSNVIPTVFSGRQQEDLCTYLPADDRSPTQVKVPSTAAQDSTSVVSVCTVNSMFRWASVSASGPITSSQTSSLGVQSTVVDTASPSPSLPILIASGAPSTSSQPPSPAELSESSCSMASAGRLNESFHKEAELSSTAPSQSGRSTEKDLSQSKTIVNDSCLMELFKKCQTCGQPITKKKVSHCGAQKKVRWSCLSGHRGIWMSSPHLREAFPEIHLLTTLSVLFSGATFTHFKKWAKHLHLNFMGHKTFFEIQKAYLNPEMKEMNRTEQEGIFVKDIHQQPEGTLPHISDPLKKIKAKLRRREKGALSSRSSYEMRSSTLMNSTGTSTQVPTAPSKLVHLSASESGKRHQQEDVEHQSETRHLASEVDGLQDSFEEMEVTIDDDECNSVKNRLSDLDSDTETASETTELSAPGADNSCDGDVYIPVMPQRSDLESDMENATETTELSAPGADNSCDGDVYVPVMPQSQKASELKLECEEEELEPWQKHTLHVRLKEEHDVGELSDDKTDCKPDPSSLQSWAAGQYIVTPEACGAVHTFEGHQISNNPVSLSSVQSPEVYATSSNKLQSDQSNSQTLSVPFPPPYLTEIKLEPTET
- the LOC125899783 gene encoding uncharacterized protein LOC125899783 isoform X5, which produces MPGMCSVPGCKGYKKARSRGVVFHSLPTRDPERCRKWLKAIQSPKFDENTPVSKYGNIRVCSQHFKPEDYEPDIQAELMKTTPRKILKSNVIPTVFSGRQQEDLCTYLPADDRSPTQVKVPSTAAQDSTSVVSVCTVNSMFRWASVSASGPITSSQTSSLGVQSTVVDTASPSPSLPILIASGAPSTSSQPPSPAELSESSCSMASAGRLNESFHKEAELSSTAPSQSGRSTEKDLSQSKTIVNDSCLMELFKKCQTCGQPITKKKVSHCGAQKKVRWSCLSGHRGIWMSSPHLREAFPEIHLLTTLSVLFSGATFTHFKKWAKHLHLNFMGHKTFFEIQKAYLNPEMKEMNRTEQEGIFVKDIHQQPEGTLPHISDPLKKIKAKLRRREKGALSSRSSYEMRSSTLMNSTGTSTQVPTAPSKLVHLSASESGKRHQQEDVEHQSETRHLASEVDGLQDSFEEMEVTIDDDECNSVKNRLSDLDSDTETASETTELSAPGADNSCDGDVYIPVMPQRSDLESDMENATETTELCAPGANNSCDGDVYIPVMCQSQKASELKLECEEEELEPWQKHTLHVRLKEEHDVGELSDDKTDCKPDPSSLQSWAAGQYIVTPEACGAVHTFEGHQISNNPVSLSSVQSPEVYATSSNKLQSDQSNSQTLSVPFPPPYLTEIKLEPTET
- the LOC125899783 gene encoding uncharacterized protein LOC125899783 isoform X6, translating into MPGMCSVPGCKGYKKARSRGVVFHSLPTRDPERCRKWLKAIQSPKFDENTPVSKYGNIRVCSQHFKPEDYEPDIQAELMKTTPRKILKSNVIPTVFSGRQQEDLCTYLPADDRSPTQVKVPSTAAQDSTSVVSVCTVNSMFRWASVSASGPITSSQTSSLGVQSTVVDTASPSPSLPILIASGAPSTSSQPPSPAELSESSCSMASAGRLNESFHKEAELSSTAPSQSGRSTEKDLSQSKTIVNDSCLMELFKKCQTCGQPITKKKVSHCGAQKKVRWSCLSGHRGIWMSSPHLREAFPEIHLLTTLSVLFSGATFTHFKKWAKHLHLNFMGHKTFFEIQKAYLNPEMKEMNRTEQEGIFVKDIHQQPEGTLPHISDPLKKIKAKLRRREKGALSSRSSYEMRSSTLMNSTGTSTQVPTAPSKLVHLSASESGKRHQQEDVEHQSETRHLASEVDGLQDSFEEMEVTIDDDECNSVKNRLSDLESDMESTTESTELSAPGANNSCDGDVYVPVMPQRSDLESDMENATETTELSAPGADNSCDGDVYVPVMPQSQKASELKLECEEEELEPWQKHTLHVRLKEEHDVGELSDDKTDCKPDPSSLQSWAAGQYIVTPEACGAVHTFEGHQISNNPVSLSSVQSPEVYATSSNKLQSDQSNSQTLSVPFPPPYLTEIKLEPTET